A genome region from Mycolicibacterium litorale includes the following:
- a CDS encoding YncE family protein has translation MPLRVNPRPVPLTGALVALAVLAGCSSSPVDAPPPTITPATAASSPPVTGEPDGTVRPVGADTAAALFDPATRSLVVLGPGPEGQSALTVFTSAAPPRTVLTPAPATAMAGDDDGGLYLATRGGYLRVDVAAGTVAPVDVEGEADTDFTAIARREDGRLVLGTSDGAVLTLSSDTAVAARLGIFARVDALVTQGNTAVVLDRGQTSVTTVDASGTKAAQALRAGEGATTMAADPQGRVLVADTRGDELLVFGTDPLIMRQRYPVPGAPYGLTGSPELAWVSQTAANTVIGYDLSTGIPVERVRYRTVQQPNLLAYDDASGTLYVVSGTGAGVQVIPGAAVPR, from the coding sequence TTGCCGCTGCGCGTAAACCCCCGACCCGTGCCGCTGACCGGTGCCCTGGTGGCGCTGGCGGTGCTCGCCGGCTGTTCGTCCAGTCCGGTCGACGCGCCACCACCGACCATCACGCCTGCCACCGCCGCATCGTCGCCCCCGGTCACGGGGGAGCCCGACGGCACCGTGCGGCCGGTGGGCGCGGACACCGCGGCGGCGCTGTTCGATCCGGCCACCCGTTCGCTGGTGGTGCTGGGCCCGGGACCGGAGGGGCAGTCGGCGCTGACGGTGTTCACCTCGGCCGCGCCGCCACGCACCGTGTTGACCCCCGCGCCGGCGACGGCGATGGCCGGAGACGACGACGGCGGGCTCTACCTCGCCACCCGCGGTGGCTACCTGCGGGTGGACGTCGCGGCGGGCACCGTCGCCCCGGTGGACGTGGAGGGTGAGGCCGACACCGACTTCACCGCGATCGCCCGGCGCGAGGACGGGCGGCTGGTCCTCGGCACCTCCGACGGCGCCGTGCTGACGCTGAGTTCCGACACGGCGGTGGCTGCGCGGCTGGGGATCTTCGCGCGCGTCGACGCGCTTGTCACCCAGGGCAATACGGCCGTGGTCCTCGACCGGGGGCAGACCTCGGTGACGACGGTCGACGCCAGCGGGACCAAGGCGGCGCAGGCGCTGCGCGCCGGTGAGGGCGCCACCACCATGGCCGCCGACCCGCAGGGCCGGGTGCTGGTCGCCGACACCCGCGGTGACGAACTGCTGGTGTTCGGCACCGATCCGCTGATCATGAGGCAGCGCTACCCCGTGCCCGGCGCCCCGTACGGACTGACCGGGTCGCCGGAGCTGGCGTGGGTGTCGCAGACGGCGGCCAACACCGTGATTGGCTACGATCTGTCCACCGGAATACCCGTCGAGAGGGTGCGTTACAGAACCGTGCAGCAACCGAATCTCCTCGCCTACGACGACGCGTCTGGCACTCTTTATGTGGTGTCAGGAACGGGAGCGGGTGTGCAGGTGATCCCGGGTGCGGCGGTGCCACGGTGA
- a CDS encoding recombinase family protein: protein MSLRFAFYGRVSTEDAQDPEASRSWQKRRAIDLISPHGGVLAADYFDIGQSRSLPWKRRPEASRLLADVTSRGRGFDAVVIGEPARAFYGPQFALTFPVLTHYGVGLWVPEVGGAVDPGSEAHDLVMTLFGGMSKGERARIQMRVRTAMSALAQDTTRYLGGRPPYGYQLVDAGPHPNPAKASLGQRLHRLEPDPETAPTVERIYRMYADGAGLRFIAQQLTDDGVPSPSQYDPARNRHRDPRGWSHSAIRAILDNPAYRGIRVWGKQEKYEVLLNPDDVAAGYETRMRWRDRADWIAPDRRTHEELIPDELAQAVRLRMQARRGPGRVCSRESTVPYALRGLLFCAACGRRMQGAARPGKQTTRILYRCEFGKSRSVPVDLSDHPRTVYLREDAVTARLDEWIATLADPEDLARGQDVDPAAGPGYAALQRQLSEANAKVAALITAVESGVAVEDLTAALRQRTAERDELRARVERVERPRAMCAAEISELVKELGGLSVILGAATGAERAEVYASLGLRLDYDPHLRRVTATADLSRVAGCVRGGT, encoded by the coding sequence ATGAGCCTCAGGTTCGCCTTCTATGGCCGAGTGAGTACCGAGGACGCCCAAGATCCGGAGGCGAGCCGCAGCTGGCAGAAACGTCGTGCCATCGATCTGATCAGTCCGCATGGCGGCGTCCTCGCCGCCGACTACTTCGATATAGGCCAGAGCCGGTCGCTTCCCTGGAAACGCAGGCCGGAGGCTTCACGTCTGCTCGCAGATGTCACTTCTCGTGGCCGTGGCTTCGATGCCGTCGTGATCGGGGAACCTGCTCGCGCGTTCTACGGACCGCAATTTGCGCTCACCTTCCCGGTGCTCACGCACTACGGGGTCGGCCTATGGGTGCCTGAAGTTGGCGGAGCGGTTGATCCCGGATCCGAGGCACACGACCTCGTGATGACGCTCTTTGGCGGAATGAGCAAGGGAGAACGTGCGCGAATCCAGATGCGCGTGCGTACCGCGATGTCGGCACTCGCGCAGGACACAACCAGATACCTCGGCGGTCGCCCACCGTACGGTTATCAACTCGTCGATGCCGGCCCGCACCCAAACCCCGCCAAGGCAAGTCTTGGGCAGCGTCTTCACCGCCTGGAGCCTGACCCCGAGACCGCCCCGACCGTCGAGCGGATCTATCGCATGTATGCCGATGGTGCTGGCTTGCGCTTCATCGCACAGCAGCTCACCGACGATGGAGTGCCATCACCGAGCCAATACGACCCGGCACGGAACCGGCATCGTGACCCACGTGGATGGTCCCATTCGGCGATCCGCGCCATTCTCGACAACCCTGCGTACCGCGGTATCCGTGTCTGGGGCAAGCAGGAGAAGTATGAGGTCCTTTTGAACCCCGATGATGTCGCCGCGGGATATGAGACTCGCATGCGGTGGCGCGATCGGGCCGACTGGATCGCACCCGATCGACGCACGCACGAAGAGCTGATCCCTGATGAGCTGGCGCAGGCTGTTCGTCTCCGGATGCAGGCGCGGCGTGGTCCCGGTCGCGTGTGCAGCAGAGAATCGACAGTGCCGTATGCGCTGCGTGGGCTGCTGTTCTGCGCCGCATGTGGACGGCGAATGCAGGGCGCCGCCCGGCCGGGGAAGCAAACAACGCGGATCCTCTACCGTTGTGAGTTCGGCAAGTCACGTTCTGTACCTGTGGACCTGAGTGATCATCCGCGCACCGTCTATCTCCGCGAAGACGCAGTGACAGCGCGACTCGACGAATGGATCGCCACTCTGGCCGATCCAGAAGACCTCGCACGCGGGCAAGACGTGGACCCGGCGGCCGGACCTGGCTACGCCGCCTTGCAGCGCCAGCTGAGCGAGGCGAATGCCAAAGTGGCTGCCTTGATCACCGCCGTGGAGTCTGGCGTGGCCGTTGAGGATCTAACTGCTGCGTTGCGTCAACGTACCGCCGAGCGCGACGAGCTGAGGGCACGCGTTGAGCGAGTGGAGCGGCCCCGCGCCATGTGTGCCGCCGAGATCAGTGAGTTAGTTAAGGAGTTAGGCGGACTGTCGGTCATCCTCGGCGCGGCAACCGGAGCTGAGCGCGCCGAGGTGTACGCAAGCTTGGGCCTGCGTCTCGACTACGACCCGCATCTTCGGCGAGTCACGGCGACTGCCGACCTGAGTCGTGTCGCCGGATGTGTCCGAGGGGGGACTTGA
- a CDS encoding replication initiator, whose translation MTSAQLALPGVPDTVDTTRVVEQMVRRAASMGYQSWWRRAESVGFCAHPIQLIGTDEYGRQRVVWTRCNNRRAHICPSCSDLYARDTWQLVHAGAAGGHHGMPTAVGDHPQVFLTLTAPSFGAVHTATTSGDKKAQVCRDQHRIGGYRRCPHGKQLWCSMSHDHGDERVGQPLCPECYDYAGHVLFAWHLPELWRRFTITMRRTLRKELKATGVDPDAVRVSFIKIVELQARAIPHIHALIRLDPQDDPDQTDWESPIGAVELATIIQHAARTVTLTIDDPTADTDARTMRFGTQIDTQPLAASAKPVKSAPPEPEPEPGSGSGRSMSGRLVARYLAKYVTKSLVDLGISARRLSTEAIPDLDVSEHVRTILTTISDLADKGLSGIGRWLHTLGFRGHITSKSRRYSTTMTVLREQRAIWTREERLKSTAYQYDPNCDFAGRDDLVAWEFERAGLGSLGDRSLVYSAALQRIHSRLIGLVEARRQAHNEQWDPLGASDG comes from the coding sequence ATGACATCGGCGCAGCTTGCCCTGCCGGGTGTTCCGGATACAGTTGATACCACCCGAGTGGTCGAGCAGATGGTGCGCCGGGCCGCGTCGATGGGATACCAATCCTGGTGGCGACGAGCAGAATCCGTCGGATTCTGCGCTCACCCCATCCAGCTGATCGGTACCGATGAGTACGGGCGTCAGCGGGTGGTGTGGACGCGGTGCAACAACCGTCGCGCCCACATTTGCCCGTCGTGTTCAGATCTCTACGCCCGCGACACCTGGCAACTCGTGCACGCCGGCGCTGCGGGAGGCCACCACGGCATGCCCACCGCGGTGGGCGATCATCCGCAAGTTTTCCTCACCCTGACTGCCCCCAGCTTCGGGGCCGTCCACACCGCCACGACGTCGGGGGACAAGAAAGCGCAGGTATGCCGAGACCAGCACCGGATCGGCGGCTACCGCCGCTGCCCGCATGGAAAACAATTGTGGTGCAGCATGTCCCATGATCATGGCGACGAGCGGGTCGGTCAGCCGCTCTGTCCGGAGTGCTACGACTATGCCGGGCATGTCCTGTTCGCCTGGCATCTTCCCGAACTGTGGCGACGCTTCACCATCACCATGCGGCGCACCCTCCGCAAAGAACTGAAAGCCACCGGTGTGGATCCGGATGCGGTGCGGGTGAGCTTCATCAAAATCGTCGAACTGCAAGCCCGCGCCATCCCACACATCCACGCCCTGATCCGCCTGGACCCCCAAGACGACCCCGATCAGACCGATTGGGAATCACCCATCGGTGCAGTCGAACTCGCCACCATCATCCAACACGCCGCCCGCACCGTCACGCTCACCATCGACGATCCGACCGCTGATACCGATGCGCGGACGATGCGTTTCGGCACACAGATCGACACCCAACCCCTCGCCGCATCCGCAAAACCAGTGAAAAGTGCTCCACCAGAACCAGAACCAGAACCAGGGTCAGGCTCAGGACGGTCCATGTCTGGCCGGCTGGTGGCACGCTATCTCGCCAAGTATGTCACCAAATCCTTGGTAGACCTCGGAATCAGCGCGCGCCGCCTATCTACGGAAGCCATACCCGACCTGGACGTGTCAGAGCATGTGCGGACCATCCTGACCACCATCAGCGATCTCGCGGACAAAGGACTGTCCGGCATCGGGCGGTGGTTGCACACCCTCGGATTCCGCGGCCACATCACCAGCAAATCCCGCCGTTATTCCACTACCATGACCGTGCTGCGCGAACAGCGCGCCATTTGGACGCGTGAAGAACGCTTGAAAAGCACTGCATACCAATACGATCCCAACTGTGACTTCGCCGGTCGCGATGATCTGGTGGCGTGGGAGTTCGAACGTGCCGGCCTCGGCAGCCTCGGCGATCGCAGTCTCGTCTATTCCGCGGCCCTCCAACGCATCCACTCCCGCCTCATCGGACTGGTAGAAGCACGTCGCCAAGCCCACAACGAACAATGGGATCCGCTAGGGGCAAGCGATGGCTGA
- a CDS encoding M20/M25/M40 family metallo-hydrolase, with protein MDTVTGPADEVVELVSSLIRFDTSNTGDPATTKGEGDCARWVQAQLEEVGYECEYLEAGAPNRGNVFARLPGADASRGALMVHGHLDVVPAEPADWSVHPFSGAVSDGYVWGRGAVDMKDMCGMMIAVARHFKREGIVPPRDLVFAFVSDEEHGGTYGADWLVDNRPDLFNGVTEAIGEVGGFSLTVPRRDGGERRLYLIETAEKGLSWMRLTARGRAGHGSMVHDDNAVTAVAEAVAKLGRHQFPLVLSDTVHQFLTAVAEETGYSFDVDSPDLDGTIAKLGGIARIVGATLRDTANPTMLKAGYKANVIPQTAEAMVDCRVLPGRKEAFEREVDALIGPDVVRSWERDLPSYETTFDGDLVDQMNASLLALDPDARTVPYMLSGGTDAKSFQRLGIRCFGFIPLRLPPELDFAALFHGIDERVPVDALEFGARVLQHFLEHC; from the coding sequence ATGGACACTGTGACAGGACCCGCGGATGAGGTGGTCGAGCTCGTCAGCTCGCTGATTCGCTTCGACACCTCCAACACCGGAGACCCGGCCACCACCAAGGGGGAGGGCGACTGCGCCCGCTGGGTGCAGGCCCAACTCGAAGAAGTCGGCTACGAGTGCGAGTACCTCGAGGCCGGTGCCCCGAACCGCGGCAACGTGTTCGCCCGCCTGCCGGGCGCCGACGCGTCGCGCGGCGCGCTGATGGTCCACGGGCACCTCGACGTGGTGCCCGCCGAACCGGCCGACTGGAGCGTGCACCCCTTCTCCGGCGCGGTGTCCGACGGGTATGTGTGGGGCCGCGGCGCGGTCGACATGAAGGACATGTGCGGGATGATGATCGCCGTCGCCCGCCACTTCAAACGCGAGGGCATCGTCCCGCCCCGCGACCTGGTCTTCGCGTTCGTCTCCGACGAGGAGCACGGCGGCACCTACGGCGCCGACTGGCTGGTGGACAACCGGCCGGACCTGTTCAACGGCGTCACCGAGGCGATCGGCGAGGTCGGCGGATTCTCGCTGACGGTGCCGCGCCGCGACGGCGGCGAGCGCCGCCTCTACCTCATCGAGACGGCCGAGAAGGGGCTGTCGTGGATGCGGCTCACCGCGCGCGGACGGGCCGGGCACGGGTCGATGGTGCACGACGACAACGCGGTCACCGCCGTCGCCGAGGCCGTCGCGAAGCTCGGCCGCCACCAGTTCCCGCTGGTGCTGTCCGACACCGTCCACCAGTTCCTCACCGCGGTCGCCGAGGAGACCGGATACTCGTTCGACGTCGACTCGCCGGATCTCGACGGCACGATCGCCAAGCTCGGCGGCATCGCCCGCATCGTCGGGGCCACGCTGCGCGACACCGCCAACCCGACGATGCTCAAGGCCGGCTACAAGGCCAACGTCATCCCGCAGACCGCGGAGGCCATGGTCGACTGCCGGGTGCTGCCGGGCCGCAAGGAGGCGTTCGAGCGCGAGGTCGACGCGCTGATCGGCCCGGACGTGGTGCGGTCCTGGGAGCGCGACCTGCCGTCGTACGAGACGACGTTCGACGGCGACCTCGTCGACCAGATGAACGCCTCGCTGCTGGCGCTGGACCCCGACGCGCGCACCGTGCCCTACATGCTCTCGGGCGGCACCGACGCGAAGTCGTTCCAGCGGTTGGGGATTCGCTGCTTCGGATTCATCCCGCTGCGGCTGCCGCCCGAACTCGACTTCGCCGCGCTGTTCCACGGCATCGACGAACGGGTACCCGTTGACGCGCTCGAATTCGGCGCCCGGGTTCTGCAACACTTTCTCGAGCACTGCTGA
- a CDS encoding undecaprenyl-diphosphate phosphatase: MSWLQVIVLAVVQGLTEFLPVSSSGHLAIVSRVFFDDDAGASFTAVTQLGTEVAVLVYFARDIGRIVQAWFRGLRRPEHRDADYRLGWYVIIGTIPIAVMGLLLKDEIRTAARNLWAIAIALIAFSVVIAAAEYFGRQVRHVEQLTWRDSVIVGVAQCLALLPGVSRSGATISAGLFLGLDRELAARFGFLLAIPAVFASGLFSLPDAFAPVGEGMSASGPQLLVATIIAFAVGFAAIAWFLRFLVRHGMYWFVGYRVVLGVVVLILLSTGVVAAQ, encoded by the coding sequence ATGTCGTGGTTGCAGGTCATCGTCCTCGCCGTCGTGCAGGGCCTCACCGAATTCCTGCCGGTGTCCTCCTCGGGTCATCTCGCGATCGTGTCGCGGGTCTTCTTCGACGACGATGCGGGCGCATCGTTCACCGCCGTCACCCAACTCGGCACCGAGGTCGCCGTCCTCGTCTACTTCGCCCGCGACATCGGGCGCATCGTGCAGGCCTGGTTCCGCGGCCTGCGCCGGCCCGAACACCGCGACGCCGACTACCGGCTGGGCTGGTATGTGATCATCGGCACCATCCCGATCGCCGTGATGGGGCTGCTGCTCAAAGACGAGATCCGCACCGCCGCCCGCAATCTGTGGGCCATCGCGATCGCGCTGATCGCGTTCTCGGTCGTCATCGCCGCCGCCGAGTACTTCGGCAGGCAGGTCCGCCACGTCGAACAACTCACCTGGCGTGACAGCGTGATCGTGGGCGTCGCACAGTGTCTGGCGCTGCTGCCCGGGGTGTCGCGGTCGGGGGCGACGATCAGTGCGGGCCTGTTCCTCGGCCTCGACCGTGAACTGGCCGCCCGGTTCGGATTCCTGCTGGCCATCCCCGCGGTGTTCGCCTCCGGCCTGTTCTCGCTGCCCGACGCCTTCGCCCCGGTGGGCGAGGGGATGAGCGCGAGCGGTCCGCAGCTGCTGGTCGCGACGATCATCGCGTTCGCCGTGGGCTTCGCGGCGATCGCCTGGTTCCTGCGGTTCCTGGTCCGCCACGGTA
- a CDS encoding DUF5703 family protein: MPAAWDKVVAEASDEWEWVPLRLPPDVTRISASIRLSIEAEYRGWELTRVRAYTDGSRRVLLRRRKTASAAEQPGQ; this comes from the coding sequence ATGCCCGCGGCCTGGGACAAGGTGGTCGCGGAGGCATCCGACGAGTGGGAGTGGGTGCCGCTGCGGCTACCACCCGATGTGACCAGGATCAGCGCGTCGATCCGGCTGTCCATCGAGGCCGAGTACCGCGGCTGGGAGCTGACCCGGGTGCGGGCCTACACCGACGGCAGCCGCCGGGTACTGCTGCGACGCCGTAAGACCGCGAGTGCGGCGGAGCAGCCCGGCCAGTGA
- a CDS encoding quinone-dependent dihydroorotate dehydrogenase produces the protein MSGYHALRRVLFLISPERIHIWVFALLRTLTAPGPLRRALRGRLAPSDPVLASTVFGVHFPGPLGLAAGFDKDGLGLHTWPALGFGFAEVGTVTAQPQPGNPQPRLFRLPEDRALLNRMGFNNHGAARLAQRLTRHTSDAPVGVNIGKTKATPADRAVEDYAQSARQLGPLAAFLVVNVSSPNTPGLRDLQAVEALRPILSAVRAQTSTPVLVKIAPDLSDADVDEIAGLAIELGLAGIVATNTTISRDGLKTPGVADLGPGGISGAPVAARSLEVLRRLYRRAGDRLVLVSVGGIETADDAWERITSGASLLQGYTGFVYGGGLWAKRIHDGLAARLRAEGFASLSEAVGSALREQT, from the coding sequence GTGAGCGGCTATCACGCGCTGCGGCGGGTGCTCTTCCTGATCTCCCCCGAGCGCATCCACATCTGGGTGTTCGCGCTGCTGCGCACCCTGACCGCACCGGGCCCGCTCCGTCGCGCGCTGCGCGGCCGGCTCGCACCCTCCGACCCGGTCCTGGCCAGCACCGTGTTCGGCGTGCACTTCCCGGGGCCGCTCGGCCTGGCGGCCGGATTCGACAAGGACGGCCTCGGACTGCACACCTGGCCCGCGCTGGGCTTCGGGTTCGCCGAGGTCGGCACCGTGACCGCCCAGCCGCAGCCCGGCAACCCGCAGCCCCGGTTGTTCCGGCTGCCCGAGGACCGGGCGCTGCTCAACCGCATGGGGTTCAACAATCACGGCGCCGCCCGGCTCGCGCAGCGCCTCACCCGCCACACCTCCGACGCGCCCGTCGGGGTGAACATCGGCAAGACCAAGGCGACGCCCGCCGACCGGGCCGTCGAGGATTACGCGCAGAGCGCCCGCCAGCTCGGACCGCTCGCCGCGTTCCTGGTGGTCAACGTCAGCTCCCCGAACACCCCCGGCCTGCGCGATCTGCAGGCGGTGGAAGCGTTGCGGCCCATCCTCTCCGCGGTGCGTGCCCAGACCTCGACGCCGGTGTTGGTGAAGATCGCGCCCGATCTGTCCGACGCCGATGTCGACGAGATCGCCGGCCTGGCAATCGAATTGGGGCTGGCCGGAATCGTCGCCACCAACACCACGATCTCGCGCGACGGGCTGAAGACGCCCGGCGTGGCCGACCTCGGTCCGGGTGGGATCTCCGGCGCCCCGGTGGCCGCGCGGTCGCTGGAGGTGCTGCGCCGGCTGTATCGCCGCGCCGGGGACCGGCTGGTGCTCGTGAGCGTGGGCGGCATCGAGACCGCCGACGACGCCTGGGAGCGCATCACCTCGGGCGCCTCACTGCTGCAGGGCTACACCGGCTTCGTCTACGGAGGCGGCCTGTGGGCCAAGCGGATTCACGACGGGCTCGCGGCCCGGTTGCGCGCCGAGGGTTTCGCATCGCTGAGCGAGGCGGTGGGCTCCGCGCTGCGCGAGCAGACATAG
- a CDS encoding YbhB/YbcL family Raf kinase inhibitor-like protein, which yields MAFPYNPYEFLPKLPSFTLTSESVTDGQPLSNDQVSGLMGAGGSDVSPQLSWSGFPEETRSFAVTVYDPDAPTGSGFWHWAVFNLPATVTDLPAGVGDGSSKGFPGDAVTLANDAGMKRFVGAAPPPGHGPHRYIIAVHAVDVEKLDIPEDATPAYLGFNLFSHAIARALIHGTYEQK from the coding sequence ATGGCTTTTCCGTACAACCCCTATGAGTTCCTCCCGAAGCTGCCGTCGTTCACGCTGACCTCCGAATCGGTCACCGACGGCCAGCCGCTGTCCAACGACCAGGTGAGCGGCCTGATGGGTGCGGGCGGCTCCGATGTGTCCCCGCAGCTGTCGTGGTCGGGCTTCCCCGAGGAGACGCGCAGCTTCGCGGTCACCGTCTACGACCCCGACGCCCCCACCGGATCGGGTTTCTGGCACTGGGCGGTGTTCAACCTGCCCGCCACGGTCACCGACCTGCCCGCCGGCGTCGGCGACGGCAGCTCCAAGGGCTTCCCGGGCGATGCGGTGACGCTGGCCAACGACGCGGGTATGAAGCGGTTCGTCGGGGCCGCGCCGCCGCCCGGCCACGGCCCGCACCGCTACATCATCGCCGTGCACGCGGTGGACGTGGAGAAGCTCGACATCCCCGAGGACGCGACTCCGGCCTACCTCGGGTTCAACCTGTTCAGCCACGCGATCGCCCGCGCACTCATCCACGGCACGTACGAGCAGAAGTAA